The Etheostoma spectabile isolate EspeVRDwgs_2016 unplaced genomic scaffold, UIUC_Espe_1.0 scaffold00569828, whole genome shotgun sequence genome includes a window with the following:
- the LOC116685431 gene encoding hepatic lectin-like: MDRLLLLIMAASGLSAVSSAAGRQYYFVYDRKNFTEAQRYCREKHTDLVSVDHMEVMKILNNTADLDQMFYSKNSYRAWIGLSGDSWRWSLSDPGFYKPGETDFRRWGLGQVYAGYRGKVCTGMNSNGDWFDTGCDNKVYSLCVEVRGESSNR; encoded by the exons ATGGACAGACTTCTTCTGCTCATCATGGCTGCATCAG ggCTGAGTGCTGTCTCATCAGCTGCTGGACGTCAGTACTATTTTGTGTATGACAGGAAGAACTTTACTGAAGCCCAGAGATActgcagagagaaacacacagacctgGTCTCTGTAGACCACATGGAGGTCATGAAGATCCTGAACAACACCGCGGATCTAGACCAGATGTTCTACTCCAAGAACAGCTAC AGAGCCTGGATAGGACTGTCCGGGGACAGCTGGAGGTGGTCCCTGTCAGACCCAGGTTTCTACAAACCCGGGGAGACGGACTTCAGACGATGGGGGTTAGGACAAGTGTACGCTGGATACAGGGGAAAAGTCTGCACAGGGATGAATTCCAATGGAGACTGGTTCGACACCGGCTGTGACAACAAAGTGTATTCACTCTGTGTAGAGGTCAGAGGTGAGAGTAGTAACCGGTGA
- the LOC116685434 gene encoding putative C-type lectin domain family 20 member A: protein MDRLLLLIMAASGLSAVSSAAGRQYYFVYDRKNFTEAQRYCREKHTDLVSVDHMEVMKVLNTTADLDQMIYSKNSYRAWIGLSRDHDPNRWTWSLSDPGFYKPGETDFRRWAPGQPNEGYSVNICVWMYPDGYWYDTSCDNTGYPVCADVGGSNVTFVVVRNAMKWAGSQNYCRTHHTDLASVRDMADHQKIQGMLGGGGNSWIGLFRDPWKWSDGGSSSFRFWKTGQPDNINGNQNCVAADFSQSGALEDWPCDMERAFICYGPVVPVTKKVMKVKFEKKGDVDLNNPAVMAAMLEQLQQKLRDQGKDPNIKLSWRKQADGQVFH from the exons ggCTGAGTGCTGTCTCATCAGCTGCTGGACGTCAGTACTATTTTGTGTATGACAGGAAGAACTTTACTGAAGCCCAGAGATActgcagagagaaacacacagacctgGTCTCTGTAGACCACATGGAGGTCATGAAGGTCCTGAACACCACCGCAGATCTAGACCAGATGATCTACTCCAAGAACAGCTAC AGAGCCTGGATAGGACTGTCCCGGGACCATGACCCCAACAGATGGACGTGGTCCCTGTCAGACCCAGGTTTCTACAAACCCGGGGAGACGGACTTCAGACGATGGGCGCCAGGACAACCAAACGAAGGATACAGCGTAAACATCTGCGTATGGATGTATCCTGATGGATACTGGTACGACACCAGTTGTGACAACACAGGTTATCCAGTGTGTGCAGATGTCGGAG GGTCAAATGTCACTTTTGTCGTTGTCCGCAATGCTATGAAATGGGCTGGATCCCAGAACTACTGCAGAACCCACCACACAGACCTGGCCAGTGTGAGGGACATGGCAGACCACCAGAAGATACAGGGGATGCTAGGTGGAGGAGGTAATTCCTGGATTGGCCTCTTCAGAGACCCCTGGAAGTGGTCTGATGGAGGTTCCTCCTCATTCAGATTCTGGAAGACCGGACAACCAGATAACATCAACGGGAACCAGAACTGCGTGGCTGCAGActtcagccaatcaggagccTTGGAGGACTGGCCATGTGACATGGAGAGAGCGTTCATTTGCTACGGTCCAG TGGTTCCTGTTACAAAGAAAGTGATGAAAGTGAAGTTTGAGAAGAAGGGGGACGTGGATCTGAATAACCCTGCTGTGATGGCGGCCATGTTGGAGCAG CTCCAACAGAAGCTGAGGGACCAGGGGAAGGACCCCAACATCAAGCTGAGCTGGAGGAAGCAGGCCGATGGACAGGTCTTCCACTAG